In a genomic window of Pseudomonas oryzihabitans:
- a CDS encoding sugar ABC transporter substrate-binding protein, whose translation MKRTVSLASFAGCLLAAALASTTAQAAPVTACLITKTDTNPFFVKMKEGATAKAKELGVNLKAYAGKIDGDSESQVAAIETCIADGAKGILITASDTKGIVPNLQKARDAGLLVIALDTPLDPVGAADMTFATDNLLAGKLIGQWARETLGAKAKDARVAFLDLNASQPSVDVLRDQGFMLGFGIDPKDPNVIGDETDPRIVGHDVTNGNEEGGRAAMENLLQKDPTINVVHTINEPAAAGAYEALKAVGREKDVLIVSIDGGCPGVHNVADGVIGATSQQYPLHMAALGIEAIKTFADTGKKPTPTEGKNFVDTGVKLVTDKPVPGIQSIDSKTALQKCWG comes from the coding sequence ATGAAAAGAACCGTCTCCCTCGCGTCCTTCGCCGGTTGCCTGTTGGCCGCCGCCCTCGCCAGTACCACCGCCCAGGCCGCCCCGGTGACGGCCTGCCTGATCACCAAGACCGACACCAACCCCTTCTTCGTCAAGATGAAGGAAGGCGCCACGGCCAAGGCCAAGGAGCTGGGTGTCAATCTCAAGGCTTATGCCGGCAAGATCGACGGCGACAGCGAAAGCCAGGTGGCCGCCATCGAGACCTGCATCGCCGATGGCGCCAAGGGCATCCTGATCACCGCCTCGGATACCAAGGGCATCGTGCCCAACCTGCAGAAGGCGCGCGACGCCGGCCTGCTGGTGATCGCCCTGGATACTCCGCTGGACCCGGTGGGTGCAGCCGACATGACCTTCGCCACCGACAACCTGCTGGCCGGCAAGCTGATCGGCCAGTGGGCACGGGAAACCCTGGGCGCCAAGGCCAAGGATGCCCGGGTGGCCTTCCTCGACCTGAACGCCTCGCAACCCTCGGTGGACGTGCTACGCGACCAGGGCTTCATGCTCGGCTTCGGCATCGATCCCAAGGATCCGAACGTCATCGGCGACGAGACCGATCCGCGCATCGTCGGCCACGACGTGACCAACGGCAACGAAGAAGGCGGTCGTGCGGCGATGGAGAATCTGCTGCAGAAGGACCCGACCATTAACGTGGTGCACACCATCAACGAACCGGCCGCCGCTGGTGCCTACGAGGCGCTCAAGGCCGTCGGCCGCGAGAAGGACGTGCTGATCGTCTCCATCGATGGCGGTTGCCCGGGCGTGCACAACGTGGCGGACGGCGTCATCGGCGCCACCTCCCAGCAGTATCCGCTGCACATGGCCGCGCTGGGCATCGAGGCGATCAAGACCTTCGCCGATACCGGCAAGAAGCCGACCCCGACCGAAGGCAAGAACTTCGTCGATACCGGGGTGAAGCTGGTGACGGACAAGCCGGTGCCGGGCATCCAGTCCATCGACAGCAAGACCGCCCTGCAGAAATGCTGGGGCTGA
- a CDS encoding ATP-binding cassette domain-containing protein gives MTTEPLLMARGLVKRYGRVTALDHADFDLLPGEILAVIGDNGAGKSSLIKAISGALRPDEGEIRFEGQPIQFASPIAARRAGIETVYQNLALSPALSIADNLFLGRELRKPGLLGTLCRTLDRKAMERIAREKLSELGLMTIQNINQAVETLSGGQRQGVAVARAAAFGSKVIILDEPTAALGVKESRKVLELILDVRARGIAIVLISHNMPHVFEIADRIHIHRLGRRLTVIDPREHSMADAVALMTGAQTVAA, from the coding sequence ATGACTACCGAACCCCTACTGATGGCGCGCGGCCTGGTGAAACGCTACGGCCGCGTCACCGCCCTCGACCATGCCGACTTCGACCTGCTGCCCGGCGAGATCCTCGCCGTGATCGGCGACAACGGCGCCGGCAAATCCTCGCTGATCAAGGCCATCTCCGGCGCCCTGCGCCCGGACGAGGGCGAGATCCGCTTCGAAGGCCAGCCGATCCAGTTCGCCTCGCCCATCGCCGCGCGGCGCGCCGGCATCGAGACGGTCTACCAGAATCTGGCGCTGTCGCCAGCACTGTCCATCGCCGACAACCTCTTCCTCGGCCGCGAGCTACGCAAGCCGGGTCTGCTCGGTACCCTCTGCCGCACCCTGGATCGCAAGGCCATGGAGCGCATCGCCCGGGAAAAGCTCTCCGAACTCGGGCTGATGACCATCCAGAACATCAACCAGGCGGTGGAGACCCTCTCCGGTGGCCAGCGCCAAGGCGTGGCGGTGGCCCGTGCCGCAGCCTTCGGCTCCAAGGTGATCATCCTCGACGAACCCACCGCGGCCCTGGGGGTGAAGGAGTCGCGCAAGGTGCTGGAGCTGATTCTCGATGTGCGCGCCCGGGGCATCGCCATCGTGCTGATCTCGCACAACATGCCCCATGTGTTCGAGATCGCCGATCGCATCCACATCCATCGGCTGGGACGGCGGCTGACGGTGATCGACCCACGGGAGCACTCCATGGCCGATGCCGTGGCGCTGATGACCGGCGCCCAGACCGTGGCCGCCTGA
- a CDS encoding ABC transporter permease — translation MSDPISPSSSGQPFEQVLKHSATEVASFTRDERSALLKFRHFLHSRPSAVSLLVLLLSLGIFGALLGGKFFSAFTLTLILQQVAITGIVGAAQTLVIVTAGIDLSVGAIMVLSSVVMGQFTFRYGLPVELSILCGLAVGTLCGMVNGWLIARIKLPPFIVTLGMWQIVLAANFLYSQNQTIRAQEIGTTAPLLQLFGENFRLGGAVFTYGVIALAVLVALLWYVLNHTAWGRHLYAVGDDPDAAALAGVNVRRMLITVYGLSGLICAFAGWVLIGRIGSVSPTAGQFANIESITAVVIGGISLFGGRGSILGMLFGALIVGVFALGLRLLGTDVQWTYLLIGTLIIAAVAIDQWIRKAAS, via the coding sequence ATGAGCGATCCGATCTCGCCCTCCTCGTCCGGCCAGCCGTTCGAGCAGGTGCTCAAGCACAGCGCCACGGAGGTGGCCTCCTTCACGCGTGACGAGCGTAGCGCTCTGCTCAAGTTCCGCCATTTCCTGCATTCGCGCCCCTCGGCGGTCTCGCTGCTGGTGCTCTTGCTGTCGCTGGGCATCTTCGGCGCCCTGCTGGGCGGCAAGTTCTTTTCCGCCTTCACCCTGACCCTGATCCTGCAGCAGGTGGCCATCACCGGTATCGTCGGCGCCGCTCAGACGCTGGTGATCGTCACCGCCGGTATCGACCTCTCGGTGGGTGCCATCATGGTGCTGTCCTCGGTGGTCATGGGCCAGTTCACCTTTCGCTACGGTTTGCCGGTGGAGTTGTCGATCCTCTGTGGCCTGGCGGTGGGCACCCTCTGCGGGATGGTCAATGGCTGGTTGATCGCCCGTATCAAGCTGCCGCCCTTCATCGTCACCCTGGGCATGTGGCAGATCGTCCTGGCCGCCAACTTCCTCTATTCGCAAAACCAGACCATCCGCGCCCAGGAGATCGGTACCACGGCGCCCTTGCTGCAGCTGTTCGGCGAGAACTTCCGCCTGGGCGGCGCCGTCTTCACCTATGGGGTGATCGCCCTGGCGGTGCTGGTCGCGCTGCTCTGGTACGTGCTCAACCATACCGCCTGGGGTCGCCATCTCTATGCGGTGGGCGACGATCCCGACGCGGCGGCCCTGGCCGGGGTCAACGTCAGGCGCATGCTGATCACGGTGTATGGCTTGTCTGGACTGATCTGCGCCTTCGCCGGCTGGGTGCTGATCGGCCGCATCGGCTCGGTCTCCCCTACGGCCGGCCAGTTCGCCAACATCGAGTCCATCACCGCGGTGGTGATCGGTGGCATCTCCCTGTTCGGCGGCCGCGGCTCCATCCTCGGCATGCTGTTCGGGGCCCTGATCGTCGGCGTCTTCGCCCTCGGCCTGCGCCTGCTGGGCACCGACGTGCAATGGACCTATCTGCTGATCGGCACGCTCATCATCGCGGCCGTGGCTATCGACCAATGGATCAGAAAGGCGGCCAGCTGA